In one Spirosoma rigui genomic region, the following are encoded:
- a CDS encoding class I SAM-dependent methyltransferase, whose amino-acid sequence MNYERIYQYRFQQVSRGKKKAIWKEISEFFYSKLNRPERILDSAGGMCEFINAVPASEKWVIDISHTVHDFAASDVKIVVGDSLKVELPLNYFDAVFISNFLEHLHSQEEVADFLERTYAVLRPGGKIAIIGPNFKYAFREYFDFADHTVVLSELGVEEHLYGAGFTIQQSYPRFLPLSFRGGLPVHRILVRLYLNLPIVWFLFGKQFLIIAEKPE is encoded by the coding sequence ATGAACTACGAGCGAATTTACCAGTACCGGTTTCAACAGGTTTCTCGCGGGAAGAAAAAAGCTATTTGGAAAGAAATATCTGAGTTTTTTTATAGCAAGTTAAATCGTCCAGAGCGTATTCTTGATTCTGCTGGTGGAATGTGTGAATTTATTAACGCTGTGCCTGCAAGTGAGAAATGGGTAATTGACATTTCACATACAGTGCATGATTTTGCCGCTTCAGATGTAAAAATAGTTGTAGGAGACTCATTGAAAGTTGAACTTCCCTTAAATTACTTCGATGCAGTATTTATTTCTAATTTTCTTGAACATTTGCACAGTCAGGAAGAGGTGGCTGATTTTTTGGAACGAACCTATGCTGTACTGAGGCCTGGAGGTAAAATCGCTATTATCGGTCCAAATTTTAAATATGCATTTCGTGAATATTTTGATTTTGCCGACCATACAGTTGTGTTGTCTGAATTAGGTGTTGAGGAGCATTTATACGGAGCTGGATTCACAATTCAGCAAAGTTATCCTCGTTTCCTGCCTTTGTCGTTTAGAGGTGGACTACCAGTACATAGAATTTTAGTTCGCCTATATCTTAACTTACCTATTGTTTGGTTTTTATTTGGTAAACAATTTTTAATTATCGCTGAAAAACCTGAATGA
- a CDS encoding GDP-mannose 4,6-dehydratase codes for MKTALICGVSGQDGAYLAKLLLGKGYKVYGGSRDAQMSSFRNLSRLGIRKDVDLLSININDFRSVLQTLLRTKPDEVYNLAGQSSVGLSFEQPVETLESISVGTLNLLEAIRFSNLPIKFYNAGSSECFGDTGSLAANEMTPFRPRSPYGVAKAAAFWQVANYREAYTIQASTGILFNHESPLRPERFVTQKIVATACRIADSSGEVLTLGNIDIARDWGWAPDYVEAMWLMLQQEQPDDYVIATGQTNKLRDFIRVVFETVGLRWEDHVRTDASFLRPTDIAEGHADPGKARTQLNWEANRKMEDVARLMVEEKMAALERS; via the coding sequence ATGAAAACAGCCTTAATCTGTGGAGTATCAGGGCAAGATGGCGCTTATTTAGCGAAATTACTGCTTGGTAAGGGGTATAAAGTTTACGGAGGTTCTCGAGACGCTCAAATGTCTTCATTCCGTAATCTAAGTAGATTGGGGATTCGCAAGGATGTTGATTTGCTCTCCATAAATATCAACGATTTCAGAAGTGTACTACAGACGTTGCTTAGAACAAAGCCTGACGAAGTATACAACCTTGCTGGCCAAAGCTCGGTAGGGCTTTCCTTTGAACAACCTGTCGAAACGCTTGAAAGCATAAGTGTAGGCACGCTTAATCTACTGGAAGCGATCCGCTTTAGTAACCTTCCAATAAAGTTTTACAACGCCGGTTCCAGTGAGTGCTTTGGCGATACGGGAAGCCTGGCTGCAAACGAAATGACGCCTTTCAGGCCTCGAAGTCCTTATGGTGTAGCCAAAGCAGCGGCTTTTTGGCAAGTTGCCAATTACCGCGAAGCCTATACGATACAGGCCAGTACAGGAATTTTATTTAACCATGAATCGCCGTTACGACCTGAGCGCTTTGTCACACAGAAAATTGTCGCAACGGCTTGCCGTATTGCTGATAGCAGTGGTGAAGTATTAACATTGGGCAACATAGATATTGCACGGGACTGGGGGTGGGCTCCTGATTACGTAGAGGCAATGTGGCTGATGCTCCAGCAGGAGCAACCAGACGATTACGTTATAGCAACCGGACAAACGAACAAACTACGAGATTTTATTCGCGTTGTTTTTGAAACGGTTGGTTTACGCTGGGAAGATCATGTGCGAACTGATGCTTCCTTTCTTCGACCTACTGACATTGCTGAAGGTCATGCCGATCCTGGAAAAGCTCGCACCCAACTCAATTGGGAAGCTAATCGAAAAATGGAAGACGTAGCAAGGCTTATGGTAGAAGAAAAGATGGCTGCTCTTGAGCGATCATAA
- a CDS encoding GNVR domain-containing protein, whose amino-acid sequence MSVTEGKSTEPKSHEIEIRLSDIVQFLKSSRRTVISWALGGLVVGGVYAAFQPNQFTSYVTVMPELQARGTSSLGNLGAIAGLAGINLESGAGGPDAIRPDLYPSMLQSIPFGLYMLKQPVRVENRLFTIESYLDWADKNSLGSRIDNALFGWLSSDEPATSKSTKEPAPNPSQPLVLSRDQEGMVLNMTKRVVAEIDKKTGVITITAKMPDPVVAATVARLSLDYLTNYVTSYRTGKSRQQVTFLDKQVTGARRRYEAAEYNLSAYRDRNRSVFLNTAKIEEQRLQADYLLAQTVYNDLSKQLEQARIKVQEEAPVFQVLEPARVPVNKSEPKRTIIALGFAIFGAIIGLAIFLVRWLTRL is encoded by the coding sequence ATGTCAGTTACGGAGGGGAAGTCAACGGAACCTAAAAGCCATGAAATTGAAATTCGGCTGAGTGACATTGTTCAATTCCTGAAAAGTAGTCGTCGGACAGTAATTAGTTGGGCACTGGGCGGGCTTGTCGTAGGGGGAGTATATGCTGCCTTTCAGCCTAACCAGTTTACGTCCTATGTCACAGTAATGCCGGAACTGCAGGCGAGGGGGACCAGTAGCCTGGGTAACTTAGGAGCCATTGCTGGTCTGGCTGGTATCAATCTGGAGTCCGGTGCTGGTGGACCCGACGCGATTCGACCCGATTTATACCCTAGTATGTTGCAAAGTATTCCCTTCGGTCTGTACATGCTGAAGCAGCCGGTTCGGGTTGAAAACCGACTGTTTACGATAGAAAGTTACTTGGATTGGGCCGATAAGAACAGCCTTGGCAGCCGTATTGATAATGCGCTGTTTGGCTGGCTCTCATCAGATGAGCCCGCAACGTCCAAAAGTACAAAGGAACCTGCCCCTAACCCATCACAGCCTTTGGTGCTGAGTAGAGATCAGGAAGGAATGGTCTTGAATATGACCAAACGCGTTGTTGCTGAGATAGACAAGAAGACAGGTGTCATTACTATTACGGCTAAAATGCCGGATCCGGTGGTGGCAGCAACCGTCGCTCGCTTGTCTTTGGACTATTTAACCAACTACGTTACTAGCTATCGGACAGGAAAATCCCGCCAGCAGGTTACGTTTCTGGACAAGCAGGTTACTGGTGCACGTCGGCGATACGAAGCTGCTGAGTACAATTTGTCGGCTTATCGGGACCGGAACCGGAGCGTGTTCCTGAACACGGCGAAAATCGAAGAGCAACGGCTCCAAGCCGATTATTTACTGGCACAAACCGTTTATAACGACCTATCGAAGCAACTGGAACAGGCACGTATAAAAGTACAGGAAGAAGCACCCGTTTTTCAGGTGCTCGAACCAGCTCGTGTGCCTGTAAACAAGAGTGAGCCCAAACGAACCATTATTGCGCTGGGTTTCGCCATATTCGGCGCTATAATAGGTCTTGCCATATTCCTTGTTCGATGGCTAACCCGGCTTTAG
- a CDS encoding SLBB domain-containing protein — MRTTDKLSYLLTRLPSLKVALSVFFLITALQVVAQQTGSRVDQLNDEQVQEFYNRAQASGLSEAQVEQAAMSQGYTLTDIAKMRKRIADIRSQSGNRRGQTVSDTSRGRTLPNDLSRRYPTDSLPYDKRLDTTKRLKVFGASLFENANLSFEPNLRIATPRNYIVGPDDEITIDVSGASSDNFKLRVSPEGSVKVPNIEPIFVSGLTIEQAEQRIIARLRRGGYQGLGVPGSGVTANVALTNIRSIRVTLVGEVVRPGTYTISSLGSAFNALYLAGGPNPETGSFRKISIIRGNRVVRTIDLYDFILRADQRDNIRLQDQDVIRVADYQTRVEITGEVRRPAIFEVLPGETFKNLLAFAGGFGDDAYRASITLRRNTSRERRIVTISENQIDAFVPQRGDKYSVGKILERYENRVQVAGAVMRPGDYALEPGLETVRQLINRAEGLSKDAFTNRAIIIRERPDRDSENLSFDLGKVMRGEVADIPLVAQDSLTVLSIRDLREDYYIIVEGAVNRPDTVKFVSNMSVADLIASAGGFSEGATPNRIEVARRIRQDSAGVRNMTLEMYQFAIDRNLQISSLDTQSGGTKNMPATAFRLQPFDIVYVRTSPNYETQRQVYVWGEIMHPGNYAIASRDERIADVIKRAGGLRPGAYMAGAQYKRVGQVVGGDLQRIMESPDAEENLLLSDGDTLFIPRQSEIVDIQGAVLNPSSISYKSGYKFDDYISEAGGFTDNARHRKGYVIYPNGRKDRTRQFLFFNRRPYVEPGSTIVVPFKPLDTNRMSAAERIGILSLLTTVSIALVNILLR; from the coding sequence ATGCGTACCACCGACAAATTGTCATACTTATTGACCCGCTTACCATCTCTGAAAGTTGCTTTAAGTGTATTTTTTTTGATAACTGCACTTCAGGTTGTCGCTCAGCAAACGGGGTCGCGAGTCGATCAGTTAAATGACGAACAGGTGCAGGAGTTCTACAATCGCGCTCAGGCCAGTGGTCTTAGTGAAGCCCAGGTCGAACAGGCTGCCATGTCGCAGGGCTACACGCTGACTGACATTGCTAAAATGCGTAAACGCATTGCCGATATCCGATCCCAATCCGGTAACAGACGTGGTCAGACCGTTTCTGACACCAGCCGGGGCCGGACGCTGCCAAACGACTTGTCGCGACGGTACCCTACTGATTCGCTTCCTTACGATAAACGTCTGGACACGACTAAGCGGCTTAAAGTATTTGGGGCATCACTGTTCGAAAATGCAAACCTGTCCTTCGAACCAAACCTGCGTATAGCCACCCCCCGTAACTACATTGTGGGGCCTGATGATGAAATCACCATTGACGTATCTGGTGCTTCATCCGACAATTTCAAACTACGGGTGTCGCCCGAGGGCTCCGTCAAGGTACCCAACATCGAACCCATTTTTGTGAGTGGCCTGACCATCGAACAGGCTGAACAACGCATTATTGCCCGACTGCGCCGAGGTGGTTACCAGGGCCTGGGTGTGCCCGGTAGTGGTGTAACAGCCAATGTAGCGCTTACCAATATCCGTAGTATCCGGGTTACGCTCGTTGGGGAGGTCGTCCGGCCCGGAACCTATACCATCTCATCGCTTGGCTCAGCCTTCAACGCGCTCTACCTGGCGGGTGGCCCTAACCCGGAAACGGGATCGTTTCGTAAAATCAGTATCATCCGGGGTAATCGGGTCGTTCGTACCATTGACCTCTACGATTTCATTCTCCGTGCTGATCAGCGCGATAATATCCGATTACAGGACCAGGACGTCATACGGGTGGCCGATTACCAGACCCGGGTTGAGATAACGGGCGAAGTTCGCCGGCCGGCCATTTTTGAGGTACTGCCGGGAGAGACCTTCAAGAATCTGCTGGCGTTTGCGGGCGGATTCGGTGATGACGCTTATCGGGCTAGTATTACCCTCCGGCGCAATACCAGCCGTGAACGCCGTATCGTCACCATCAGCGAAAACCAGATCGATGCCTTCGTACCGCAGCGGGGTGATAAATACAGCGTTGGCAAAATTCTGGAACGGTACGAAAACCGCGTTCAGGTAGCCGGTGCCGTCATGCGGCCGGGTGATTACGCACTCGAGCCTGGCCTGGAAACGGTACGCCAACTCATTAACCGGGCCGAGGGGTTGAGCAAGGACGCGTTTACGAACCGGGCTATTATTATTCGGGAACGGCCGGACCGGGACAGCGAGAATCTGTCATTCGATCTGGGTAAGGTGATGCGGGGCGAAGTGGCCGATATTCCGCTGGTGGCGCAGGATAGTTTAACGGTTCTGTCAATCCGTGATTTGCGGGAGGACTATTACATCATCGTGGAAGGCGCAGTGAATCGGCCCGATACGGTTAAGTTCGTCAGTAACATGAGCGTCGCTGATCTGATCGCTTCGGCGGGTGGATTCTCAGAAGGAGCAACACCAAATCGAATCGAGGTGGCTCGCCGAATTCGGCAGGACTCGGCGGGTGTCCGTAATATGACACTTGAAATGTACCAGTTTGCCATCGACCGTAACCTGCAGATATCCTCTCTGGATACACAGTCGGGAGGTACGAAGAATATGCCGGCAACTGCCTTTCGGTTACAGCCTTTCGACATCGTTTACGTACGGACATCGCCCAACTACGAAACCCAGCGCCAGGTGTACGTGTGGGGCGAAATTATGCATCCGGGTAACTATGCCATTGCCAGTCGTGATGAGCGTATTGCCGATGTAATCAAGCGGGCGGGTGGACTACGGCCGGGTGCATACATGGCTGGTGCCCAGTATAAACGCGTTGGTCAGGTGGTAGGTGGTGATCTGCAGCGTATTATGGAAAGTCCTGATGCCGAGGAAAACCTGCTGCTCAGTGATGGCGACACACTGTTTATTCCTCGCCAGTCGGAAATTGTCGATATTCAGGGTGCGGTGTTGAATCCGTCATCAATAAGTTACAAGTCGGGTTATAAATTCGATGACTACATCAGTGAGGCTGGCGGCTTTACCGATAATGCCCGCCATCGTAAAGGGTACGTGATCTATCCGAACGGCCGTAAAGACCGAACCCGGCAATTTTTGTTTTTCAACCGTCGCCCTTACGTCGAGCCCGGTTCGACAATCGTGGTACCCTTCAAACCGCTGGATACAAACCGAATGAGCGCGGCTGAACGAATTGGTATTTTGTCGTTGCTTACAACGGTGTCCATTGCGTTGGTAAACATTCTTCTTCGCTAA
- the secA gene encoding preprotein translocase subunit SecA has product MINLIAKFFGTKSQRDIKELLPYVEKVNAEFTRLKDLSNDELRQFSADLKAQIAAELSDIDGQLAELTEHASHPDVDVNEKEQIFNRIDKLETDRNTELERVLLDILPRAFAVVKETARRFTQNEQLSVTATNFDREIASRKRNVVIDGDQAHWANTWDAAGTPIRWDMIHYDVQIIGGVVLHQGKIAEMATGEGKTLVATFPAFLNGLAGRGVHIVTVNDYLAKRDSEWMAPLFEFHGLRVDCIDKHQPNSEQRKQAYLADITYGTNNEFGFDYLRDNMAREPGELVQRKHHYAMVDEVDSVLIDDARTPLIISGPVPRGDEQDYIELKPRVARVVEAQRKLVYDFLNDAKKKIAAGDEKEGGLSLFRAYRGLPKHKPLIKYLTETGNKALLQKTESIYLAENQKLMPEADAPLYFTIDERNNGIDLTEKGIDFITGSGEDPNFFILPDLSIDLNVVDKDDALTEQEKILHKEAVIRDYAVKTQRINTVNQLLKAFTLFEKDTEYVIMDGKVKIVDEQTGRIMEGRRWSDGLHQAVEAKENVKVEDATQTYATVTLQNYFRMYHKRSGMTGTAETEASEFWQIYKMDVVVIPTNRAISRADEEDKVYRSVREKYNAVVDEITTLVEKGRPVLVGTTSVENSELLSRLLTLRKIQHQVLNAKYHQREAEIVASAGHPGTVTIATNMAGRGTDIKLTPESKAAGGLAIIGTERHESRRVDRQLRGRAGRQGDPGTSQFFVSLEDSLMRLFGSDRIAKVMDRMGLEEGEVIQHSMITKSIERAQKKVEENNFGIRKRLLEYDDVMNYQREAIYKRRRNALFGDRLPLDIANTMYDVVEETVTNAEGNYEEIKLQLLTTMGVSPALTAEEFNKLKKADQVRRLYDEAESQYMAKNHAIADKALPVLTQVLNEQGHQIKNIVVPFSDGMHELTVVSDLRKAVESGGRDLVTEMEKAVTLSVIDQEWKEHLREMDDLKQSVQNAVFEQKDPLLVYKFESVELFKRFLNKVNFDTISFLSKADIPAQDAEEVQQEIRQAPAQHRPEPQPELHTNMEDFDDDHLATGPEEYARRMAENNAMGAGAPPMQRQEPVRVAKLDRNARVNVQYADGSVKRDVKFKNVENDVMSGKAMLIE; this is encoded by the coding sequence ATGATTAATCTCATAGCCAAGTTCTTCGGTACCAAATCGCAGCGGGACATCAAGGAACTGCTCCCCTATGTCGAGAAGGTAAACGCCGAATTTACCCGGTTGAAAGATCTGTCCAACGATGAGTTACGCCAGTTCTCGGCCGATTTGAAAGCGCAGATCGCTGCCGAACTGTCGGACATTGACGGTCAGCTTGCCGAACTGACCGAACACGCGAGCCATCCCGATGTGGACGTCAATGAGAAAGAGCAGATTTTTAACCGGATCGACAAACTCGAAACCGATCGCAATACCGAGCTTGAGCGCGTACTGCTCGATATTCTGCCCCGTGCCTTTGCCGTCGTGAAAGAAACCGCCCGCCGGTTCACTCAGAACGAACAGCTTAGCGTTACCGCTACAAACTTTGACCGGGAGATTGCCTCGCGCAAGCGAAATGTTGTCATCGATGGCGACCAAGCGCACTGGGCAAACACCTGGGATGCGGCCGGAACCCCCATTCGCTGGGACATGATCCACTATGATGTGCAGATCATTGGGGGTGTTGTGCTTCACCAGGGTAAAATTGCCGAGATGGCGACGGGCGAAGGTAAAACGCTGGTTGCTACGTTCCCCGCTTTCCTTAACGGCCTCGCCGGTCGGGGTGTTCACATTGTAACGGTGAACGACTACCTGGCAAAACGTGACTCCGAATGGATGGCTCCGCTGTTCGAATTCCACGGACTGCGCGTCGACTGCATTGATAAACACCAGCCCAACTCCGAACAGCGTAAACAGGCGTATCTGGCTGATATTACGTACGGTACCAATAACGAATTTGGTTTTGACTACCTGCGCGACAATATGGCCCGCGAACCGGGTGAGCTGGTGCAGCGTAAACACCACTACGCGATGGTGGATGAGGTTGACTCCGTCCTGATCGATGATGCGCGTACGCCCCTGATCATCAGCGGCCCGGTACCCCGCGGTGATGAGCAGGATTATATTGAGCTGAAGCCCCGCGTAGCCCGCGTGGTTGAAGCCCAGCGGAAACTCGTGTATGACTTCCTGAACGACGCGAAAAAGAAAATTGCCGCCGGCGACGAGAAAGAAGGAGGGCTGTCGCTGTTCCGGGCCTACCGGGGCCTGCCCAAGCACAAACCGCTTATTAAGTACCTGACCGAAACGGGAAACAAAGCGCTGTTGCAAAAAACGGAATCAATTTATCTGGCCGAAAACCAGAAACTGATGCCCGAAGCCGACGCACCCCTGTACTTTACCATCGACGAACGGAACAACGGTATTGACCTGACCGAAAAAGGAATCGACTTCATTACGGGTTCGGGCGAAGATCCGAACTTCTTTATCCTGCCCGATCTGTCGATCGACCTCAACGTAGTCGACAAAGATGATGCGCTGACGGAACAGGAGAAAATTTTGCACAAGGAAGCCGTCATCCGGGACTACGCCGTTAAAACGCAGCGCATCAACACCGTAAACCAGCTCCTCAAAGCGTTCACGCTCTTCGAGAAAGATACCGAGTACGTTATTATGGACGGCAAGGTGAAGATCGTTGATGAGCAGACGGGGCGGATCATGGAAGGTCGCCGGTGGTCGGATGGATTGCACCAGGCCGTTGAAGCCAAGGAAAACGTGAAAGTCGAAGATGCCACGCAGACCTACGCTACGGTTACCCTGCAAAACTACTTCCGGATGTACCACAAACGGTCGGGTATGACCGGTACGGCCGAAACCGAAGCCTCCGAATTCTGGCAGATCTACAAGATGGATGTGGTTGTGATTCCAACCAACCGGGCCATCAGCCGCGCCGATGAAGAAGACAAAGTGTACCGGTCGGTACGGGAGAAGTACAATGCGGTGGTCGATGAGATCACCACGCTGGTCGAAAAAGGCCGGCCGGTACTGGTGGGTACGACTTCGGTCGAAAACTCCGAGCTGCTGAGCCGCCTGCTTACCCTGCGTAAGATCCAGCACCAGGTTTTGAACGCCAAATACCACCAGCGCGAAGCCGAGATCGTGGCGTCGGCTGGTCATCCCGGTACCGTTACCATTGCCACGAACATGGCTGGTCGTGGTACCGACATTAAGCTAACACCCGAGTCGAAAGCAGCGGGCGGTCTGGCCATCATCGGTACGGAACGGCACGAGTCGCGCCGGGTCGACCGGCAGCTGCGTGGTCGGGCCGGTCGTCAGGGAGACCCCGGTACGTCGCAGTTCTTTGTGTCGCTCGAAGACAGCCTGATGCGTTTGTTCGGTTCCGACCGGATCGCGAAGGTCATGGACCGCATGGGACTGGAAGAGGGTGAAGTGATTCAGCACTCCATGATTACGAAGTCAATTGAGCGGGCGCAGAAGAAAGTCGAAGAAAACAACTTCGGTATTCGGAAACGGCTGCTGGAATACGACGACGTAATGAACTACCAGCGGGAAGCGATTTACAAACGCCGTCGGAATGCCCTGTTCGGCGACCGTTTACCGCTCGACATCGCCAACACGATGTACGACGTAGTGGAAGAAACCGTTACTAACGCCGAAGGCAACTACGAAGAAATTAAACTGCAGTTGCTGACAACGATGGGTGTTTCACCAGCGTTGACCGCCGAAGAGTTTAACAAATTGAAGAAAGCCGATCAGGTTCGGCGCCTGTACGACGAAGCCGAGTCGCAGTATATGGCCAAGAACCACGCCATTGCCGACAAAGCATTGCCTGTACTCACACAGGTCTTGAACGAGCAGGGCCATCAGATCAAAAATATCGTTGTGCCTTTCAGCGATGGAATGCACGAGTTGACGGTCGTATCAGACCTGCGTAAAGCCGTTGAATCGGGCGGACGCGATCTGGTCACCGAGATGGAAAAAGCCGTAACGCTGTCGGTTATTGACCAGGAGTGGAAAGAACACCTGCGCGAAATGGACGACTTGAAGCAGTCGGTTCAGAATGCCGTATTCGAGCAAAAAGATCCGTTGCTGGTCTATAAATTCGAATCAGTTGAGTTGTTCAAACGCTTCCTGAACAAAGTCAACTTCGATACGATCAGCTTCCTCAGCAAAGCCGATATTCCGGCCCAGGACGCAGAAGAAGTTCAGCAGGAAATCCGTCAGGCACCAGCCCAGCATCGGCCTGAGCCCCAGCCTGAACTCCATACTAACATGGAGGATTTTGACGACGATCACCTCGCTACGGGTCCCGAAGAGTATGCGCGTCGTATGGCCGAAAACAATGCGATGGGCGCGGGTGCCCCTCCAATGCAGCGTCAGGAGCCGGTACGCGTTGCTAAACTGGACCGCAATGCCCGCGTGAACGTACAGTACGCTGATGGCTCTGTGAAGCGTGATGTGAAGTTCAAAAACGTGGAAAACGACGTTATGAGCGGCAAAGCGATGCTGATCGAATAA
- a CDS encoding flippase has product MITLPYLVRTIGIEKFGAVSYALTIMAYIAILIDYGFMMSATRQVAIYRTDLVKLSALFSTVTIARMILFFIGALCLFFLTQFVPRFSGSKSLYLYGIVFPLGIALMPTWLYQGLEQMRQITYLNIVAKLITIVLLFSVVNSPNDYKYILGIYGIANVVSGVYGLIMAVRRYKLTFDIPKSHEIIGQYKIGFNLFLTSVTVALVNNVNLLILAGYVDNHSLGNYGLAEKIIFAVWQVLAVFSTAIYPVLCRLAQESHELLRRFLIRTFVPFCGCVLAGCIGICFFAEEIIYLIAKTSNLEAVNILRIMIFVPFIVCLNIPTYQTQLANSITQENTRIYGYAAVLNVILCVTLVSIWGTVGAAITMLITQFIITGSLYFVTEVKFPQYSLLRFHTSREINV; this is encoded by the coding sequence TTGATCACACTACCTTATCTGGTACGTACAATCGGTATTGAAAAGTTTGGAGCTGTATCATATGCATTAACCATAATGGCATATATTGCTATTCTGATTGATTACGGTTTTATGATGTCAGCTACTCGTCAAGTTGCTATATACCGTACTGATTTGGTGAAGTTATCCGCACTATTCTCAACAGTGACTATTGCTAGAATGATTCTCTTCTTTATTGGCGCTTTATGCTTGTTTTTCCTTACTCAATTCGTACCACGGTTTAGCGGAAGCAAATCGCTCTATTTATATGGGATAGTATTTCCATTAGGTATTGCCTTAATGCCAACTTGGTTATATCAAGGACTAGAGCAGATGCGACAAATCACTTATTTAAATATAGTAGCAAAACTGATCACTATTGTACTATTATTTAGTGTAGTAAATAGTCCAAATGACTATAAATATATATTGGGAATTTATGGTATTGCAAATGTTGTCTCAGGCGTTTATGGGTTGATTATGGCCGTACGTCGATATAAATTGACCTTCGATATTCCAAAATCACATGAGATCATTGGACAATACAAAATAGGATTTAACCTATTTCTAACAAGTGTAACGGTGGCTCTCGTAAATAATGTAAATTTATTGATTTTAGCAGGCTACGTTGATAACCATTCTTTAGGAAATTATGGGTTGGCAGAAAAAATTATTTTTGCTGTCTGGCAAGTGCTAGCCGTATTCTCAACAGCAATATATCCCGTGCTTTGTCGATTGGCTCAAGAGTCGCATGAGCTACTACGTCGGTTTCTTATACGTACTTTCGTACCTTTTTGTGGATGTGTATTAGCTGGATGTATTGGGATCTGCTTTTTTGCAGAAGAAATTATATATTTGATTGCAAAAACGTCAAATTTAGAGGCTGTAAATATCTTGAGAATAATGATTTTCGTGCCGTTTATTGTTTGCCTGAACATACCTACTTATCAAACTCAGTTGGCAAATTCTATAACACAGGAAAATACAAGAATCTATGGCTATGCGGCTGTTTTGAATGTTATACTTTGTGTTACGCTTGTATCAATATGGGGAACTGTAGGTGCTGCTATCACTATGCTCATTAC